Genomic segment of Prochlorothrix hollandica PCC 9006 = CALU 1027:
CAGCCTAGTGCATGACAGCCTAGTGCATTACATCCGGCTGCATGACAGCCTAGTGCATTACATCCGGCTGCATTACATCGTGGTGCATCATATACCATACCCACCTGTTCCTTGGCAAGCAGTTTTAGGGGGAGTCACCAGGCTGGCGTTAAGCTGCCCTGAGGGTTTGTCCCATTTCCTGGATCTGGAGAAGGACTGAAGTCCTTACTACAAACGGGAGAAGGACCGAAGTTCGAGTACATCCACTTTTGCAGGGGGGGAGCCAAATCAAAGTCCCTTTTGCAGGGGGGAGAGGGATTTAGGGTGAGGGCAGCCAGAGTGAGACGCACCCTGAAGTGCTTTGGAGTCTTGCGTTAGCCCTTGAGCTTACGTTAGCCCTTGAGTAAGAGTTGCTGCAAAAACTCCAGGTGATCCGGGTGATCTGAGGCCGATCGCCCACAACCTTGTTCCAGCAACCGCAGATAACGCAGTAACAGCGCCTGCATTTCCGCCGATCGAATCTGGGGCGTAATCAACGTCAGGGATCGTTGCCACTGCTCCAAGGTGGGGACAGCGCTCTGGCCTGCCAAATATCGGGCCTCCCGCACCAACCGATCCAACTCCGCCCCCGAAAAGCCCTCGGTTTGGTTCAATAACTGGGGTAACACCGCTGGGGGAATGGGATCAACCCCATAGACCCGTGCCCGTTGTCCCAGAATCTCCTGGCGCTCCTGGGCATCCGGCGGCATGACAATAAAGATTTCATCAAAGCGACCGGCTCGGAACAGTTCTGGGGGCAGTTGGCGGCGATCGTTAGACGTAGCAATCAAAAAAATCGGGCGACGGTGATCATTAAGCCAGGTTAAAAACATCCCCAACTGGCGAGTCATGATGCCGGAACTATCCCCCCCCACCCCCGCAAAGGCTTTTTCAATTTCATCGACAAACAGCACATTGGGAGCCGAGGCTTCGATCGCGGCCAACGCCGCCACCGTCTGGCTTTCCGACTCCCCCGCCCATTTGGACTGTAGCCGGGAAATCTCAAAATTAATCTGGGGTACCCCCCACTCTTGGGCAATGGCACGGGCAATCAAGGTTTTGCCACAGCCAGGGAACCCCTCCAGCAAAATGGCCCGGGGTCGCAGGGCCGGACTCTGATCCTGCTCAAACCAGGCTTCCCGGCTAGCAATCCAGCGCTTAATATTACCCAAACCCCCCACAGCTCCCAAACTGTCACCCTGGGGCACATAATATTCCAAAATCCCCGTTTTTCGGATTTCCTGCTTCTTCACTTCCAGCAATAAGTTGGCGGCTTGGCGGGGTTCCTGCCACAGGTGGTGGGTGGTGATTAAGCGGGCCGACTGGTGGGCTGCTTGCAGGGAAATGCCCTGGGCCTGTTCCGCTAAATGGTGGGCCACGGCCTGGGGAACGGCGGGGGTGGCCTGAGGTTGAAAAACCTGCTGAAACAGTTCCTCCCCGTTGGGCAAGGGCAAATCCAACAGGTGAACACTGTTGCGCAACAGGGGGGGAATTTGCCAATCGGATCCCAAAATAATTAGGGTCATGCGGGGCTGACCGAAAGCCTGTTCTATGGCAAGGCTCAGTTCCTTGAGCTGACGGGCCAGGATCGATCGCTCGGTCCCCTCCATTAAGTCGGCCCAGTCCGGTAATAGATAAATATAGGGGCGATCGCAGTGGTGGATGGCCAGCTTGAGTTTATCCCGCAGGGACTCTAGGGAGGCGTGCAGGGAGACAATACCGGGGGGGGCTGTGCTGGGTTTTTTCCATTGCAGATCCGGGTTGGCCTGGTGCGCCTCCCAGGTCAGAAACCCCCCGCTACTGCTCCAGCGCTCTAGGGATCCGCGATCGAGGTGGGACTGTACCAGCAACCGCTCATGGGCTTCGACGGCACAGCGCAGGGCACGGGCTTCGTCGGACGATCGCAGAAACACCAGGGGATAGCGGGCTTGCAACAACCCCACCAGTTCCCGACAGCACAGTTCATAGGGGGTCTCCACCCCCAGGGCGCTATCTGGCCCAGCATCACGAAAGGGAGACATAGACAGGGGTTCTAACATGGAATCGACCATAGGGGCAGGGAGAATGGGGGGACGATAGGGGCTAACCAGCCCAGAGTAGGCGTTTCCGCGTCTGATTTGAATCTTTTAATCAATCCTCGATCGGGCACGTTGCATAATTCCCAATACGCCAGGGTGTCAGTTCGCCTACCATTCAACGGTTCCCTGCCTCGAATCCCGCCACTGCCTCTGATAAAATAGGGCAGATCCTTAAGATTTCAAATTTCTAAACACGGGAGCTTATTAATCCATGGCTGGCGAAATTGCAATCATTTCTATTTTGTTACCCATTCTCGTGCTCCTCGGCATGTCCCTCGGTGCCCTCCTGCTAAAAGTGCAGGGAGGCGAAGGCTAGGAGCCAGATCCGCCTATGTCCCCCCATGGGGATTATTCCGAGGGGGCAGCCTGAGTCTGTCCCCTTTTGTGGTTTTTTGGGGTTTTTTCCAGACCCGACTCCCCAGCTTGATGAGACCCTTGGGCTGGAAACGATCCCTTTCCTGATAAACTGTAAAGAAAGTTTACAGTTCTGAAATTCCTCCCCATGAGCTTATTGGTTGTTGGTGCTACGGGAACCCTGGGGCGACAGGTAGTTCGCCGTGCCCTTGATGAAGGACATTCTGTGCGCTGTCTCGTCCGCAGTCCCCGTAAAGCAGCCTTTCTGCGGGAATGGGGTGCTGATTTGGTGAAGGCTGACCTCTGTCAAGCCCAAACCCTACCTTTCGCCCTGGAAGGGATCACCACCGTCATTGATGCGTCTACCCACCGTCCCACAGATCCCGGCAACATTTGGACCATGGACTGGGATGGCAAGGTGGCCTTAATCCAAGCTGCTCAGCAAGCGGGGGTGGAGCATTTCATTTTCTTTTCGATTCTGGGGGCTGACCAATACCCCAAAGTGCCCCTGATGGATGTGAAAGCCTGCACTGAGCAGTTTCTGCGGGAATCCGGGCTGAACTACACGGTTTTGGCCTTGGGTGGTTTTCTCCAGGGTCTGATTGGTCAATATGCCATCCCTATCCTGGAAAAACAAACCGTTTGGGTCACGGGAGAAGCCACCCCGATCGCCTATATGAATACCCAGGACATTGCGAAATTTGCGGTGCGATCGGCCACCACCCCGGCCACCCGTAACCACTGTTTCCCCGTGGTGGGCAACAAAGCCTGGGACGGTTATGAAATTATTGGGTTATGTGAACGCCTCTCAGGGCAGGATGCTAAGATTGCCCGTCTGCCGATCGAAACCCTGCGCATTGCCCGAAAAGTGGCCAATTTCTTTGAATGGGGCTGGAATTTGTCCGATCGCCTTGCCTTCAGCGAAGTCCTAGCCTCTGGCCAACCCCTGGCGGCTGACATGGCACCGGTTTATGAAACCTTTGGCTTGGATCCCAAAGACATGACTACCCTGGAAGCCTATTTTGATGAGTATTTCGGGCGCATGATGAGAAAACTGAAAAAACTGGGTTATGACAAAGAGGATAAGAAACGCAAAATGAACTTTTAAATGTGTTAAATGAATCTGTCAGGGGTAGGTTTGCCTTGCGTTTCGTTGCAGTTTAATCCCCCTAGCGGGTTCATTCTGGTTCCTATTGGACAGCATTCAAGCAACGGGTTAAACTCAGTCGTTGGCTAGGGGCTGTTGGCTAGGGGCTGTTGGCTAGGGGCTATTGGCTAGGGGCTATTGGCTAAAGGTCATTTTTTGGTAGGGGCAATCCCCCCGTGGTTGCCCCGGCTGTGGGTCGCCAAGAGGCCGGCACGGGGGCAAGAACCCTACCCGAGGTCGAGGGTTCCCCAGTAAACTGAACCCCTTTGATCCGATCCTGACCGGCGATCGTCGGGCTGAAACCCTACTCACTTCGTCCCTCCCTAAATAGTTGCTCTCAGAAACAAGTCTCAGAAACAAGTCTCAGAAACGAATCTCAGATCTTGAATCTGTGGTCAAAAACTGGTGCAGTGATTTGATAACCCATGGCGATCGCCCTAGGGATCCTAGGGCGATCGCCCATTAATGTTCTGATGCAGAATCTGGCCACCGCCCCAGGTGCAGCAACCCATCCCTGGGTGTGGTCTTCAGTTTCCCATCACCCCTAACCCTTTTAGTCTGGAGCCTAGTTGGAAGCGTGCCCAAGGCTGGCATTATTTATAACGACAGTAAAAGCACCGCCTGCGAAACGGCCAAAGCCATTGAGCAGCATCTGACAACCCAGGGGTGGGAGGTGCAGACTGCCTTGGGCGTGGGGGGTATCTTGGGCTACGCTAGCCCCGAATCCCCGGTCTGTCATACCCCCATTGATAGCTTAGTGCCCCCCGGTTTTGGGCCAGAGATGGCCTTTGCCTTGGTGCTGGGGGGAGATGGTACGGTTTTGGCGGCCTGTCGCCAACTTGCGCCGGTGGGCATTCCGATCCTGGCCATTAACACAGGTCACATGGGGTTTCTGACGGAGACCTACCTGAACAACCTCATACCCGCCATCACGGCCACCGTGGCGGGGGACTATAGCATTGAAGAGCGCACCATGCTGACGGTGGAAGCTCGGCGGCACAATACCACCTTTTGGGAAGCCCTCTGCCTCAATGAAATGGTGCTGCACCGGGAACCCCTCACCAGCATGTGCCATTTTGAAATTGAAGTGGGTCACCATGCGCCGGTGGACATCGCTGCCGATGGCATTATTGTCTCCACCCCCACGGGATCCACAGCCTATTCCCTCAGTGCGGGCGGTCCCGTGGTCACCCCAGGGGTGCCGGTGTTGCAGTTGGTGCCCATTTGTCCCCATTCCCTGGCTTCCCGTGCCCTGGTGTTTGCCGACTCGGAGCCAGTGATGATTTTGCCCGCCATTCCCAATCGCCTAGTGATGGTGGTGGATGGCAACGGGGGTTGCTATATTTTCCCAGAGGATCAGGTGCGCATTAGCAAATCCCCCTATGTGGCCCGTTTTATTCGCCTTCAGAATCCTGAATTCTTCCGAATTCTACGGGAGAAATTGGGCTGGGGCTTGCCCCACATCGCTAAGCCCACTTCTGTGGAAATTCCCTAAGCCCATGGTCCCCACACCCCTAACGATTCTGGTGGTTGAACCCGATGTGCTCCTGGCCCAACAGATAGTGCAGGATCTGGAGGAGTCGGGCTATGGCACAACGGTGGTGAGTACGTTTACGAGTGGTCTCAGCCACAGCCTGCAACAGCAACCGGCCTTGGTGGTGATCGATCGCCTGCTGGCGGGGGAGTCGGGGCTGCGGCTGTGCAATGAATTGCGGCAACAGGGCTATCGCAGCCCGGTGCTGTTGCTGATGGCCCATGACAGCCTGGACGATCGGGTGGCCTGTTTGCAGTCTGGGGCCGATGACTATATCCTCAAGCCCTACCGCAGCGACACGTTTCTGCAACTGGTGCGGCTCCATCTGCAACCCGATGCCAGTGCCCAAGAGCAGTTGCGCTTTAGTGATTTGACCCTGGATTTAGCCACCCGGCGGGTGTTGCGCCAGGGCCGCGCCATTGACTTGACCATGAAGGAATTTGAGTTGCTGAAATATCTGATGGAACATCCCCGTGAGGTGTTGACCCGGGAGCAAATCCTCGAAAATGTTTGGGGTTATGAGTTCATGGGGGAATCCAATGTTATTGAGGTGTATATTCGCTATTTACGGTTGAAGATCGAAGATGAAGGGGAAAAACGCCTCATTCAGACGGTGCGGGGCGTGGGGTATGTGTTACGGTAAATCTAGCCATGGTTCAACCCAATTTCGTGCAACCCGGTTCTGGGCAACCCGGTTCTGGGCAACCCGGTTCTGGGCAACCCGGTTCTGGGCAACCCGGTTCTGGGCAATCTAGTTCTACGCAACCCAGTTCCATAGTGCAACAGGTGCAGGATCACCTTCAGGGCCAGTTACACCACTACCAACAGTTAGCGGCCCTCCCCAGCCCCCAGGGTTCTACTGCGCCATCCCCTGATGCCAGCCCGGAGCCATCCCTCGCCCTGCGGGCCAAGGTACAGGGAGAGATCGATCGCTTAATCCTGTTGTGCCATAAGTTGGAGCAACGGCTGTTCACCATTGCGGCCTTTGGCTTAGTCAGTCGCGGTAAGTCGGCAGTGCTCAATGGGCTGATGGGGCAGAAACTATTGCAAACCGGTCCCCTCAATGGGGTGACCCGCTGGCCCCGCACGGTGCGCTGGCTGGTGCCCCCTGGGGCCGATCGCGGCTCCTATCCCATCCCGGAGGGGTTGCAGGTGGAACTGATCGACACCCCCGGTCTGGATGAGATCGAGGGTCAGGCCCGCACGGCCATGGCCCAACAGGTGGCCCAACAGGCGGATCTGATTCTGTTTATTGTGGCGGGGGATCTGACCCGCACGGAGTATCAGGCGATCGCCGACTTGCTGGAGTTCCAAAAACCCCTGCTGTTGGTGTTTAACAAGGTGGATCTCTATCCGGTGGCCGATCGATCGGCCATTGTCGAAAATCTCCGGCAGTTCCTGCGGGACGCAGCGGGAAACGAGGCAGCGGGGAACGAGGCAGCGGGGAACGAGGCAGACCGTAGCGAAACGGCGGGTAATGGGGCAGAAGGCAACGACACAGGGGCGAACCCGACTAGCCTGATCCTGTCGGCGGCGGAGGTGGTGGAAGTGGCGGCGGAACCGACTCCTCTCCAGGTGCGGGTGGAGGATGCCCAGGGCAATGTCTCCCTGGAGTGGGAAACCCCCGAACCCCAGATGGGGGAATTGCGCCAGCGCTTGGGGCAGGTGTTACACCAGGAGGGAGCGGCCCTGTTGGCCCTCAATGGATTGGTGCAGGCCCGAACCGCTGAGGAGGCGATCGCCCAGCAGCGGGTGCAGATGCAGCAGCAGACGGCGGAAAAACGGTTGGGACGGCTGGCCCTGGCTAAGGCGCTGGCGGTGGGTCTCTGTCCCTGGGGGCTGGGGGATCTGCTGGGGGGGGCGGTGCTGGATTTGGTGGCGGTGCGCAATTTGGCCAGGGGCTATGGGTTGCCCATGACGAGCTATGGGGTGGGGGCGGTGTGGCAGCGGTGGCTGCTGAGTGGGGGGCTGCTGTTGCTGGCGGAGGGGCTGAGCCAGGGGCTGCTGGGGATGGGGAGCCTGGAGGGGACGGGGCTGGTGGCGGCGGGGGGCGGTGGGGTGGTGCAGGGGTTGGTGGCGGCCTATGGCTGCTATGGGGTGGGCCGATCGGCCCAGGTCTATCTGCGGGAGGGCTGCACCTGGGGACCCCAGGGATCCAGTACCCTGATCCAGGCCATTTTGCACCAATCTCCCCCCCATTCCCTGATGGCTCGCCTCAAGTCTGCTGTTGGGCCACGCCCCAGCCCCTAAGCCTTCCCTAGGCGGTGGCGCATCCAGATTTATGGGTTATGCTAACCCCTAAGCTATGCCGTTGCCCGCCCCCGGAAACCTGTGCCATGAGCCGCAATGTTGCTATTTGTATTGGCATTAATCAATACGCCAATCTCCAAAACCTGACCTGTGCTGTCAACGATGCAGCGGCCCTAGCCAGTTTTTGCCAGGAAGCCCGGTTTGAGCCGGTGTACTTTTTTTCGGATGCTTCACCGCCGATTCCTGGGGGTGGGGGGGCTGTCTTTCTGTCCCAGCCGACCTTTGGTAATTTAGATCTTTTTTTAGATATACCCTTCGATCGACCGTTTTTGTTGCCGGAGGATAACCTGTGGTTTTTCTTTGCGGGCCATGGCATCCGGGAGCAGGGCCGCGATTACCTGATGCTGGCGGATAGCAATCCCCGCCGGGTGGAGGCGACGGGGTTGGCGGTGCAGTATGTGGCCGATCGCCTGCGCCGCAGTGGGGCGGGCAATGTGGTGCTGCTGTTGGATGCCTGTCGCAATGAGGGCAGCCGTAATGGGGAAGGCATTGGGCGGCAGATACAGCAGGGGGTGGTGACCTTTTATGCCTGTAGCCCCAGTCAGTCTTCCTATGAAATTGAGGCGTTGGGCCAGGGAGCCTTTACCCATGCCCTGTTGCAGGGATTGCGCATTACGGGGGAGGGCAATTGTGCCACGGTGGAGCGGTTAAACCAGTATCTGAGCTATCAGGTGCCGCTGCTGTGCCAGCACTATACAAAACCCCACCAAACCCCCTATGTGGCCACGGATCCCGCCAGTAAGCTACATCTGATTTTGTTGCCGGAAAAGGCCAATCTTGCCGATGTGACTACCCTCAAGTTAGATGCTTATAAAGCGCAACAACAGGGGGATCTGGATTTAGCGGAAGAATTGTGGAAGCGGGTTTTAGCGATAGCCAAGGTTGATGCGGATGCCCTTGACGGTCTGTATGCCATCAGAGATCGTCGTCGGGATGAATTTGGCCGTCCAATTACACCAGTGCCAGACGTACCGATGCCAACGCCCCAGGGGAGAGGACGGGCAACACCCCCAGCACCAACACCCCCAGCACCAACACCCCCAGCACCAACACCCCCAGCACCAGCAAACGCGCAGCCACAACCTACGTCGCCAAAAACGCCACAACCCAAGCCATCCCAACCACCCCGCCCACAATCAGCAACAGCGGGGCAGAAGCGAACCCAACGTCTCCCATTAGACCGACGTAAATTTCTAAAAGTACTGGGCTTCACGGCAGGAGGGTCTGTGGTTGCTGTCGTGGGATCCCAATTGATGGAAAGGTATCAAAAAATCAGTCTTTCCCCATGGGTAGGTCCATCAACGTCTGACCCCTTTGAAGTGGTACGGGTAGATGCTGCTGGCACCATTAGCCAACGGGACACCAAAACGGTGACGGTTTACCGTCAGGATCTGGGTAATGAGATTGCCTTGGAATTGGCCGAGATCCCTGGGGGCACGTTTTTGATGGGTTCACCGGCCAGTGAGTCTGAACGAGAAGAGGACGAAGGCCCACAGCAGGAGATTACGGTGCCGCCATTTTTGATGGGGCGATATGCCGTGACCCAAGCCCAATGGCGACAGGTGGCCGCTTGGCCTCAGGTGTCCCGCAGCCTCGATCCCGATCCGTCCGGTTTCAAGGGGGATGCCCTGCCGGTGGAATGGGTGAGTTGGTATGAGGCAGAGGAGTTTTGTCAGCGCCTGTCTGTGGCCACGGGCCAGATCTATCGCTTGCCCACGGAGGCGGAATGGGAATATGCCTGTCGGGCCGGAACCACCACCCCGTTTTTCTTTGGGGAAACTCTGAACCCTGACCTAGCCAACTATGATGGCAACTACACCTATGGCAAGGGTCCCAAGGGAATCGACCGTGCACAAACAACCCCCGTGGGTAGTTTCCCGGCCAATGGCTGGGGGTTGTATGATCTCCATGGCAATGTCTGGGAGTGGTGTTTGGATGAGTGGCACGACAGTTATGATGGCAAGCCAGAAGCCTTAATAAAGGATGGTTCAATTCCGTGGACAAAAGACTCTAGCGCTATATCATCATCTAGCGATGAATCATCTCGTCTTCTGCGCGGTGGTTCTTGGGTCAACAATCCCTGGAACTGTCGCTCTGCCAATCGCTACTGGCGGTCATCGGCCTACCAGCTCGACGAGATTGGCTTTCGGGTCGTGGGTGTTGTTGCCAGGACTCTTTCCTAGCTCTTTACCCTATAGTACTTTTGCACTATACCCTCTTCTCTTTACCCTTCTTTCCCCCTCGCGCAAAGCGCGAAAAATCTTTAACTGAGATTGTAGGTTGTAGGTTGGGTAGAGGAACGAAACCCAACAAGATACCTTTAAATACTGCCTGTTGGGTTTCGCCCGATCAGTCTTGGCAAAACGCTAAGGATGGTAGAAAGCTCAACCCAACCTACGGCGGCTGAGATTATAGATTGTAGGTTGGGTAGAGGAACGAAACCCAACAAGATACCTTTAAATACTGCCTGTTGGGTTTCGCCCGATCAGTCTTGGCAAAACGCTAAGGATGGTAGAAAGCTCAACCCAACCTACGGCGGCTGAGATTATAGATTATAGGTTGGGTAGAGGAACGAAACTCAACAAGGATAACAGTAATGAACCCCAGCCAAACCCTGTACATCATCACCACCGACAGCCCCGATCCCGACGGTTCCAAGCCCGACAGTGCCAAGCCCGACAGCCCTCCCCACCCCACCGGCGGCAGGAACAGCGACTACACCGGTCCCACCTTCGCCGCCCCCCAGCCCGCGCCCCCAGAACCCATCACCCTCGGCAAAACAACCCTCAAGCGCGTCCCCGTCGATGCCCAACTGCTCAAAACCCAAATGAGCGGACTCATCGCCACCCTAGAAAGCCTCTTTGAAGAAGCCGAAACCAAACAGGGAATGCAACTGAGCGAAGTCGAACTCTCCGTAGAAATCAACGGATCCGGGGAAATTAGCCTCCTGGGCACCGGGGCCAGCCTGGAAAACACCGGAGCCATTACTATGACCTTCAAACGCAAATCCCCCTAGCCCTGCCTCTCTCGACCCATGATTGAACTCCACTGCCACACCACCTACTCCGACGGCACCCTCACCCCCCAGCAACTGGTGGCCACCGCCCTAGCGGCAGGGGTCAAAGCCTTAGCCATTACCGACCATGACACCCTGGGGGGCTGGGCAGAAGCCGAAGCAGCGGCAGCGGGCACCGGCCTAGAAATTGTACCGGGGGTGGAACTGAGCACCATCGAAAATGGCCGATCGCTCCATGTCTTGGGGTTCTATCCCGATCGCGATCGCCTCCGGGGTCCCCTAGCCGATCGCCTTGCCGGTCGCCAGCGGCGGGCCGAAACCATGGTCGCCAAACTAGAAGCCCTAGGCTATGGCATTACCTTGCCCGTACTGGGGGAGTCCACGGCCCCCGGTCGGCCCCATCTGGCCAAAGCCCTGGTGGCAGCGGGCCATGTGGGCAGCATCAACGAAGCCTTCGATCGCTTCCTGGGGGAGGGCAAACCGGCCCATGTGGCCTATGAACCCTTCAGCGCCACCGAGGGCATTCGTCTGCTGCGATCCTGCGGCGCTGTGACAGTGTGGGCACATCCCCCCCTGTTCCAAGGCGGATCGGTGGCGGCAGTATTGCCCAAGCTGCTGGAGGCGGGTCTCCAGGGGCTGGAGGTGTGTCACCCTTCCTATGGCTCCCGCGATCGTCGCCAACTGGAAAGCCTCTGCCAGCGCCATGGCCTGCTGCCCAGCGGCGGCAGCGACTACCACGGGCCAGGGAGCAACGGTAAAGACACGGTGTCGTTAAATGCCCTGGGGATTCCCTGGGCTTGGTTGGACGATATTAAGGCGGCGGCTGGGCGGTGAGCGATCGGTCCATGAACGTTGGCGTTAAAGGGTGATCTGAGTGATGGCGATGTTGCCGCCGAAGCAGACCGCCACATCGGTATGGGGGGATTGGAGCCGATCGCCGTAGCGGCCTCCATAGACATAACCCTGGGGGGTGGCGGCATAGACCAGGGGCAGGGGATCAGAAGAGGGCTGGCAAAACACGAGTTGCGGTTCTGGTTCCCCCGGTTGCCAGTGGGGTAAATTGACATTCCAAAAGGTTTTGGGGGGCAGAGGTTCCTGGAGTAACACCGCCAGCGCCTTAGCCGCCCATTGGCCCGTATTGGCCCAGATCAGGGGCTGGGAACCCTTGCGGTATTGGGACAGGGCGATGGCCGGTAACCCATGGAAGGTGGCTTCCCGTGCTGCCGCCACCGTGCCCGACAGGTAGGTATCGATCCCCAAATTCCCCCCCGCATTGATGCCCGACAGAACCCAGGCCACCGAGGGACAGAGATGGCTGAGGGCCAAGCGCACACAATCGGCGGGGGTGCCTGCTACTCCATAGGCTTGGGCCGATCGCGGCTCCACCGCCAGGGCTTGGCCCACGGTGACCCGGTGACCACAGCCCGATTGTTCCGTTTGGGGGGCCACCTGGATCCAGGGGCGGGATCCGAGGATCTCCGCCAGGGTGGCAAGGCCGGGGGCATCAATGCCGTCATCGTTAGTCAAGAGAAACGGGGTCGTGGGGGTCATGGGGCTATGGGTCAACCGACAGGGGATCACAAACCAGGGTCACCGAAAATAGTAAGGTGATTTTGCCCCAGAACCTAATACTCCCCACCCACCGTGGGCTAGCCAGGGGGGGGTAACTTCGCTGCCCGTTCTTGCGTGATAGCCATGGCCGATCTTCCCTCCGCTTCCCCGTCTTCGGTTCCGTTTTCCCGGTGGCAATGCCTTCAGTCCCGGTGGCAACGCCTTAAGTCGCGCCTGAAGACCCAGGGGCGATCGCTGCTCCAGACATTGCCAGGGCTGAGGCAGATCCCCGGTTTGGGATGGGTTGCCCTCGATCGCCACCGGCCCCAGGGGGTTATCCCCAGTACCGCCGCCTGGGTGCGCCGGGATTCCCCCCCAGGGGTGGTTTACCGGGAACTCTATGCCGATGTGCCCCTGCACCGCACCCCGCCCCAGACCCTGGATGACCCAGTGCAGTGGCAATTTACCTTGGACTATGGCGATCGGAGCCAGCCCGCGTTTTTGCTGAGCCTGCCCCAGGGCCGGTGCTGGCAGACCAGTGCCATCATCACCGCCCAACACCATCTGCTGGGGGATCTGTCCATCCACTTCAAGATCGATCCCCGCCAGACTCCCCGCAAACACCCCGTCTTTTGGCAACCCATCGCATCCCCCCAGCACCATCCCGGACCCCTCGCCGTGGTGATTGCCCCAGGGGGCAACACCTATTTCCACTGGTTGATCGATGTGTTGCCCCGGTTCCATTTGCTGCGCCAGGGTTGCGGCCAAGGCGAGTTTCCCCCCTGGGAAGCCATCCAGGGCTTTGTGGTCAATGGCTATCACCAGCCCTTTCAGCAGCAGACCCTGGATCTGTTGGGTATTGACCGCGATCGCTGCGTTGATGGCACGGCCCACCCCCATTGGCAGGCCGATCGGCTGCTGGTCCCCTCCCTGCCCCGCCACGGCACCTGTGCCATTGCCCCCTGGGTTTTCCAGTTTCTGCGCCAAACTTTTCTGCTCTCCCCCAC
This window contains:
- a CDS encoding SUMF1/EgtB/PvdO family nonheme iron enzyme, which encodes MSRNVAICIGINQYANLQNLTCAVNDAAALASFCQEARFEPVYFFSDASPPIPGGGGAVFLSQPTFGNLDLFLDIPFDRPFLLPEDNLWFFFAGHGIREQGRDYLMLADSNPRRVEATGLAVQYVADRLRRSGAGNVVLLLDACRNEGSRNGEGIGRQIQQGVVTFYACSPSQSSYEIEALGQGAFTHALLQGLRITGEGNCATVERLNQYLSYQVPLLCQHYTKPHQTPYVATDPASKLHLILLPEKANLADVTTLKLDAYKAQQQGDLDLAEELWKRVLAIAKVDADALDGLYAIRDRRRDEFGRPITPVPDVPMPTPQGRGRATPPAPTPPAPTPPAPTPPAPANAQPQPTSPKTPQPKPSQPPRPQSATAGQKRTQRLPLDRRKFLKVLGFTAGGSVVAVVGSQLMERYQKISLSPWVGPSTSDPFEVVRVDAAGTISQRDTKTVTVYRQDLGNEIALELAEIPGGTFLMGSPASESEREEDEGPQQEITVPPFLMGRYAVTQAQWRQVAAWPQVSRSLDPDPSGFKGDALPVEWVSWYEAEEFCQRLSVATGQIYRLPTEAEWEYACRAGTTTPFFFGETLNPDLANYDGNYTYGKGPKGIDRAQTTPVGSFPANGWGLYDLHGNVWEWCLDEWHDSYDGKPEALIKDGSIPWTKDSSAISSSSDESSRLLRGGSWVNNPWNCRSANRYWRSSAYQLDEIGFRVVGVVARTLS
- a CDS encoding Pepco domain-containing protein; this encodes MNPSQTLYIITTDSPDPDGSKPDSAKPDSPPHPTGGRNSDYTGPTFAAPQPAPPEPITLGKTTLKRVPVDAQLLKTQMSGLIATLESLFEEAETKQGMQLSEVELSVEINGSGEISLLGTGASLENTGAITMTFKRKSP
- a CDS encoding PHP domain-containing protein, yielding MIELHCHTTYSDGTLTPQQLVATALAAGVKALAITDHDTLGGWAEAEAAAAGTGLEIVPGVELSTIENGRSLHVLGFYPDRDRLRGPLADRLAGRQRRAETMVAKLEALGYGITLPVLGESTAPGRPHLAKALVAAGHVGSINEAFDRFLGEGKPAHVAYEPFSATEGIRLLRSCGAVTVWAHPPLFQGGSVAAVLPKLLEAGLQGLEVCHPSYGSRDRRQLESLCQRHGLLPSGGSDYHGPGSNGKDTVSLNALGIPWAWLDDIKAAAGR
- the surE gene encoding 5'/3'-nucleotidase SurE; the encoded protein is MTPTTPFLLTNDDGIDAPGLATLAEILGSRPWIQVAPQTEQSGCGHRVTVGQALAVEPRSAQAYGVAGTPADCVRLALSHLCPSVAWVLSGINAGGNLGIDTYLSGTVAAAREATFHGLPAIALSQYRKGSQPLIWANTGQWAAKALAVLLQEPLPPKTFWNVNLPHWQPGEPEPQLVFCQPSSDPLPLVYAATPQGYVYGGRYGDRLQSPHTDVAVCFGGNIAITQITL
- a CDS encoding glycosyltransferase family 61 protein, yielding MADLPSASPSSVPFSRWQCLQSRWQRLKSRLKTQGRSLLQTLPGLRQIPGLGWVALDRHRPQGVIPSTAAWVRRDSPPGVVYRELYADVPLHRTPPQTLDDPVQWQFTLDYGDRSQPAFLLSLPQGRCWQTSAIITAQHHLLGDLSIHFKIDPRQTPRKHPVFWQPIASPQHHPGPLAVVIAPGGNTYFHWLIDVLPRFHLLRQGCGQGEFPPWEAIQGFVVNGYHQPFQQQTLDLLGIDRDRCVDGTAHPHWQADRLLVPSLPRHGTCAIAPWVFQFLRQTFLLSPTTPPSPRETVNPGSCPQRLYISRGSARRRRVLNEAALITLLQRWDFEVVQLEHLSFQDQVARFAAAQWVVAPHGAGLTNLVFCAPGTQVLEIYSPHYVSVSYWNICSQVGLNYTYLFSRGDRPPAYTTPHHLTADLEVDLAQVQRVLEGWHQS